One part of the Methylobacterium terrae genome encodes these proteins:
- a CDS encoding ATP-binding protein produces MTDWAALRRTARATLIDAARCLGAAKPVGFGEADDHDGGRQNLLLLVQLRWIAVAGQVMTIAVAQAGLGIALPLWPMAMVLIGLVLLNVASVGRLARGGGVTEGVLFVALLLDVVALTVQLYLSGGATNPFTSLFLLQLTLAAVLLSSRATIALVALTTASLGLLLLAYRPLVLPGGEDELFRLYLVGMLVGFVIDAALIAVFVTRISRNLRRQDARLADLRQRAAEEDHIVRMGLLASGAAHELGTPLSSLSVILGDWRRMPDLTASPEIAREIEEMQEAVGRCKAIVTGILLAAGAARGEAPHLTSVRTFVDELVGDWRRMRSCFCLQVRDEFGEDEEIVSDTALKQVLFNVLDNALDMSPSFVELHVRRDGDTLRLSVTDRGPGFAPEMLARLGQPYTSSKGRLGGGLGLFLVVNVVRKLGGTVEARNRSYGGAVVTISLPLSGLTV; encoded by the coding sequence ATGACCGACTGGGCCGCCTTGCGCCGCACCGCCCGCGCGACTCTCATCGACGCCGCCCGCTGCCTCGGCGCCGCCAAGCCCGTGGGCTTCGGCGAGGCCGACGACCACGACGGCGGGCGCCAGAACCTGCTGCTCCTGGTGCAGCTGCGCTGGATCGCGGTCGCGGGCCAGGTCATGACCATCGCGGTGGCGCAAGCGGGCCTGGGCATCGCGCTGCCGCTCTGGCCCATGGCGATGGTGCTGATCGGGCTCGTCCTCCTCAACGTCGCCAGCGTCGGCCGGCTCGCCCGCGGCGGCGGCGTCACCGAGGGCGTGCTGTTCGTGGCGCTCCTCCTCGACGTGGTCGCGCTCACGGTGCAGCTCTACCTGAGCGGCGGCGCCACCAACCCGTTCACCTCGCTGTTCCTGCTCCAGCTCACCCTGGCGGCGGTACTCCTGAGCAGCCGGGCGACGATCGCCCTCGTCGCGCTCACCACCGCGTCGCTCGGCCTGCTGCTGCTGGCCTACCGGCCGCTGGTCCTGCCCGGCGGCGAGGACGAGCTCTTCCGGCTCTACCTCGTCGGCATGCTGGTCGGGTTCGTGATCGACGCGGCCCTGATCGCGGTGTTCGTCACCCGCATCTCGCGCAACCTGCGCCGGCAGGATGCGCGGCTCGCCGACCTGCGCCAGCGCGCGGCCGAGGAGGACCACATCGTCCGGATGGGGCTCCTCGCCTCGGGGGCGGCGCACGAGCTCGGCACCCCGCTCTCCTCGCTCTCGGTGATCCTCGGCGACTGGCGCCGGATGCCGGACCTCACCGCCTCGCCCGAGATCGCCCGCGAGATCGAGGAGATGCAGGAGGCGGTCGGGCGCTGCAAGGCGATCGTCACCGGCATCCTGCTCGCCGCCGGCGCCGCACGGGGCGAGGCGCCCCACCTCACGAGCGTGCGCACCTTCGTCGACGAGCTCGTCGGCGACTGGCGGCGGATGCGCTCCTGCTTCTGCCTGCAGGTCCGCGACGAGTTCGGCGAGGACGAGGAGATCGTCTCCGACACCGCCCTCAAGCAGGTGCTGTTCAACGTCCTCGACAACGCCCTCGACATGTCGCCGAGCTTCGTCGAGCTGCATGTCCGGCGCGACGGCGACACGCTGCGCCTCTCGGTCACCGATCGCGGGCCGGGCTTCGCGCCCGAGATGCTGGCGCGGCTCGGCCAGCCCTACACGTCGAGCAAGGGCCGCCTCGGCGGCGGGCTCGGGCTGTTCCTGGTCGTCAACGTCGTGCGCAAGCTCGGCGGCACGGTCGAGGCCCGCAACCGCAGCTACGGCGGCGCCGTCGTGACGATCAGCCTGCCGCTCTCCGGCCTGACGGTCTGA
- a CDS encoding SURF1 family protein: MALSLLATVLFLALGIWQVERRAWKLDLIARVEARLSAAPVPAPGRTDWPTNSRDADEYRRVTTSGRFLPGRAVRVMAVTEKGAGSWLLEPLVTGTGDTILINRGFVPPDWPAPPGSGEGLATVTGLLRMTEPGGGFLRSNDPSQDRWYSRDVAAIAAAKGLGPTAPYFIDADASGNRPGGPGGPVGGLTVVAFRNHHLIYALTWFGLAGMAGYAAYRAWRER, from the coding sequence GTGGCACTCTCGCTCCTCGCGACCGTCCTGTTCCTCGCCCTCGGCATCTGGCAGGTCGAGCGCCGTGCCTGGAAGCTCGACCTCATCGCCCGGGTCGAGGCGAGGCTGTCCGCCGCCCCGGTCCCGGCCCCCGGCCGGACCGATTGGCCGACGAACTCGCGCGACGCCGACGAGTACCGCCGCGTGACGACGAGCGGCCGCTTCCTCCCCGGCCGCGCCGTCCGGGTGATGGCGGTGACCGAGAAGGGCGCCGGCTCCTGGCTGCTCGAGCCCCTCGTGACCGGGACCGGCGACACGATCCTGATCAATCGCGGCTTCGTGCCCCCGGACTGGCCGGCGCCGCCCGGGAGCGGGGAGGGGCTCGCGACGGTGACGGGCCTCCTGCGGATGACCGAGCCCGGCGGCGGCTTCCTGCGCAGCAACGATCCCTCCCAGGACCGCTGGTACTCCCGCGACGTCGCGGCGATCGCCGCGGCCAAGGGGCTCGGACCGACCGCACCCTACTTCATCGATGCCGATGCCTCGGGCAACCGGCCGGGCGGGCCGGGCGGGCCGGTCGGCGGGCTCACCGTGGTGGCGTTCCGCAACCATCACCTGATCTACGCGCTGACGTGGTTCGGGCTGGCGGGGATGGCGGGGTACGCGGCCTATCGGGCGTGGCGGGAGCGGTGA
- the cyoD gene encoding cytochrome o ubiquinol oxidase subunit IV, which translates to MSARAPVSDDVHVEVVHDHHEAGHGSRRGYITGFVLSAILTAIPFWLVMAGVFTDPRVTSLVIMAFAVAQIVVHMVYFLHMNARSEGGWTMMALIFTIVLVVIALSGSLWVMYHLNTNMMPMSPGDMRNMP; encoded by the coding sequence ATGAGCGCGCGCGCTCCCGTCTCCGACGACGTCCACGTCGAGGTCGTCCATGACCACCACGAGGCCGGCCACGGCTCGCGCCGGGGCTACATCACCGGCTTCGTCCTCTCGGCGATCCTGACGGCGATCCCGTTCTGGCTGGTGATGGCCGGGGTCTTCACCGACCCCCGGGTGACGTCGCTCGTCATCATGGCCTTCGCGGTGGCGCAGATCGTGGTCCACATGGTCTACTTCCTGCACATGAACGCGCGCTCGGAAGGCGGCTGGACCATGATGGCGCTGATCTTCACGATCGTGCTGGTCGTGATCGCGCTCTCGGGATCGCTGTGGGTGATGTACCACCTCAACACCAACATGATGCCGATGTCGCCGGGCGACATGCGCAACATGCCGTGA
- the cyoC gene encoding cytochrome o ubiquinol oxidase subunit III gives MAQSHIAAADDAELHFYVTDDEHGHAEGGTMLGFWLYLMSDCLIFAILFATYGVLGRNYAAGPSGADLFDLKLVAVNTAMLLFSSITYGFAMLEMEKGDQRMTQRWLAITGVFGLCFIGLELYEFHHLIHEGATPQRSAFLSSFFTLVGTHGLHVTFGLIWLTTLMVQVHQRGLITANRRRLMCLSMFWHFLDVIWIGVFTFVYLMGSLS, from the coding sequence ATGGCACAGTCACACATCGCCGCGGCGGACGACGCCGAGCTGCACTTCTACGTCACGGACGACGAGCACGGCCACGCCGAGGGCGGCACCATGCTCGGGTTCTGGCTCTACCTGATGAGCGATTGCCTGATCTTCGCGATCCTGTTCGCGACGTACGGCGTGCTCGGGCGGAACTACGCGGCGGGCCCGTCCGGCGCGGACCTGTTCGACTTGAAGCTCGTGGCGGTGAACACCGCCATGCTGCTGTTCTCCTCCATCACCTACGGCTTCGCCATGCTGGAGATGGAGAAGGGCGACCAGCGGATGACGCAGCGGTGGCTCGCGATCACGGGCGTGTTCGGCCTCTGCTTCATCGGCCTCGAGCTCTACGAGTTCCACCACCTGATCCACGAGGGCGCGACGCCCCAGCGCAGCGCCTTCCTGTCGTCGTTCTTCACCCTGGTGGGGACGCACGGCCTGCACGTCACCTTCGGGCTGATCTGGCTGACGACCCTGATGGTGCAGGTGCACCAGCGCGGCCTGATCACGGCCAACCGCCGCCGCCTGATGTGCCTGAGCATGTTCTGGCACTTCCTCGACGTGATCTGGATCGGCGTCTTCACCTTCGTCTACCTGATGGGGTCCCTGTCATGA
- the cyoB gene encoding cytochrome o ubiquinol oxidase subunit I — MNSEHNPIEAYPHWWRLLFGRFTIESLPLHEPIVVVTFLVVALGGLAVLGALTRYKLWGVLWRDWFTSVDHKKIGIMYMVLGLVMLLRGFADAVLMRSQQAIAHGGAEGFLPPHHYDQIFTAHGVIMIFFVAMPLVTGLMNYVVPLQIGARDVAFPFLNNFSFWMTTGGVVLTMMSLFVGEFAATGWLAYPPLSNIAYSPSTGVDYYIWALQIAGVGTTLSGVNLIATIVKMRAPGMSMMKMPVFTWTSLCTNILIVASFPVLGVVLALLTLDRYVGTNFFTNDLGGNPMMYVNLIWIWGHPEVYILVLPAFGIFSEVTSTFSGKRLFGYASMVYATVVITILSYLVWLHHFFTMGSGASVNSFFGITTMIISIPTGAKIFNWLFTMYRGRIRFDLPMMWTVAFMLTFVIGGMTGVLLAVPPADFVLHNSLFLVAHFHNVIIGGVLFGLFAGIYYWWPKAFGFRLDPFWGKVSFWCWVSGFWVAFTPLYILGLMGVTRRMSSFSGTEYQPLFVIAAFGALLVACGIAAMIVQFAVSILRREQLRDLTGDPWGGRTLEWATSSPPPDYNFAFTPMVHDGDAWWDMKARGHQRPLDGYKAIHMPRNTGAGVIISAIATVFGVAMVWYVWWLAALAFVGVIAATIIHTFNYDRDFYIPADEVARTEAERTRTLALAKA; from the coding sequence ATGAACTCCGAACATAATCCGATCGAAGCCTACCCGCATTGGTGGCGGCTCCTGTTCGGCCGCTTCACCATCGAATCCCTGCCGCTCCACGAGCCGATCGTGGTGGTGACGTTCCTCGTGGTCGCCCTCGGCGGCCTCGCGGTCCTCGGCGCGCTGACCCGCTACAAGCTCTGGGGCGTGCTCTGGCGCGACTGGTTCACCAGCGTCGACCACAAGAAGATCGGGATCATGTACATGGTCCTCGGTCTGGTCATGCTGCTGCGCGGCTTTGCCGACGCGGTGCTGATGCGCTCGCAGCAGGCGATCGCGCACGGCGGCGCCGAAGGTTTCCTGCCGCCGCACCACTACGACCAGATCTTCACCGCCCACGGCGTGATCATGATCTTCTTCGTGGCGATGCCGCTGGTCACCGGGCTGATGAACTACGTCGTGCCGCTGCAGATCGGCGCCCGCGACGTCGCCTTCCCGTTCCTCAACAACTTCAGCTTCTGGATGACCACCGGCGGCGTCGTGCTGACGATGATGTCGCTGTTCGTCGGCGAATTCGCGGCGACCGGCTGGCTCGCCTATCCGCCCCTGTCGAACATCGCCTACTCGCCGAGCACCGGGGTCGATTACTACATCTGGGCGCTCCAGATCGCCGGCGTCGGCACGACCCTGTCGGGTGTCAACCTGATCGCCACCATCGTCAAGATGCGGGCGCCCGGGATGTCGATGATGAAGATGCCGGTCTTCACCTGGACCTCGCTCTGCACCAACATCCTGATCGTCGCCTCGTTCCCGGTGCTCGGCGTCGTGCTGGCGCTGCTCACCCTCGACCGCTACGTCGGCACCAACTTCTTCACGAACGATCTCGGCGGCAACCCGATGATGTACGTGAACCTGATCTGGATCTGGGGTCACCCCGAGGTCTACATCCTGGTGCTGCCGGCCTTCGGCATCTTCTCCGAGGTGACCTCGACCTTCTCCGGCAAGCGCCTGTTCGGCTACGCCTCGATGGTCTACGCCACGGTCGTCATCACCATCCTGTCCTACCTGGTCTGGCTGCACCACTTCTTCACCATGGGGTCGGGGGCGAGCGTCAACTCGTTCTTCGGCATCACCACGATGATCATCTCGATCCCCACCGGCGCGAAGATCTTCAACTGGCTGTTCACGATGTACCGCGGCCGGATCCGCTTCGACCTGCCGATGATGTGGACCGTCGCCTTCATGCTGACCTTCGTCATCGGCGGCATGACCGGCGTGCTGCTCGCCGTGCCCCCGGCCGACTTCGTGCTGCACAACTCGCTGTTCCTGGTCGCGCACTTCCACAACGTGATCATCGGCGGCGTGCTGTTCGGCCTGTTCGCCGGCATCTACTACTGGTGGCCGAAGGCCTTCGGCTTCCGGCTCGACCCGTTCTGGGGCAAGGTCTCGTTCTGGTGCTGGGTCAGCGGGTTCTGGGTCGCCTTCACGCCGCTCTACATCCTCGGCCTGATGGGCGTGACCCGGCGCATGAGCTCGTTCTCGGGCACCGAGTACCAGCCGCTCTTCGTCATCGCGGCCTTCGGGGCGCTCCTCGTCGCCTGCGGCATCGCCGCGATGATCGTCCAGTTCGCCGTCAGCATCCTGCGGCGCGAGCAGTTGCGCGACCTCACCGGCGATCCCTGGGGCGGCCGCACCCTCGAATGGGCGACCTCGTCGCCGCCGCCGGACTACAACTTCGCCTTCACGCCGATGGTGCATGACGGCGACGCCTGGTGGGACATGAAGGCGCGCGGCCACCAGCGTCCGCTGGACGGCTACAAGGCGATCCACATGCCGAGGAACACCGGCGCGGGCGTCATCATCTCCGCCATCGCCACCGTCTTCGGCGTCGCCATGGTGTGGTACGTCTGGTGGCTGGCAGCGCTCGCCTTCGTCGGCGTGATCGCGGCGACCATCATCCACACCTTCAACTACGACCGCGACTTCTACATCCCCGCCGACGAGGTCGCGCGGACCGAGGCCGAGCGCACCCGGACGCTCGCCCTCGCGAAGGCCTGA
- the cyoA gene encoding ubiquinol oxidase subunit II, whose product MRHLRLLLVLPLILLTGGCNLVLLSPAGDVALQQRNLLIASTVLMLLIIIPVMALTIAFAWHYREGNKKAVYDPDFHHSIGLEVVIWSAPLLIIVALGALTWLGTHLLDPYRSVSRISASKPIVSSVGDPMVSGKPLVVQVVALDWKWLFLYPEQGIASLNEVAAPVDRPIEFRITSSSVMNSLFIPALAGQIYAMPGMQTRLNAVINKAGDYEGFSANYSGAGFSHMRFTFKGVDEGDFSAWVDKVKKEGGGLSRADYLKLERPSEKEPVRYYNAVDAGLYDAILNMCVDRAKMCMHDMAAIDARGGGGREGINTVMSLTYDKAVRRGTGKTQQATFVTALCTPADAYGLGNASTVSAAATPRLN is encoded by the coding sequence GTGAGACATTTGCGCCTCCTCCTCGTCCTCCCGCTCATCCTCCTCACCGGAGGGTGCAATCTCGTGCTCCTGTCGCCCGCGGGCGACGTGGCGCTGCAGCAGCGTAACCTGCTGATCGCCTCCACGGTGCTGATGCTCCTGATCATCATCCCCGTGATGGCACTCACGATCGCCTTCGCGTGGCACTATCGCGAGGGCAACAAGAAGGCCGTCTACGACCCCGATTTCCATCACTCGATCGGTCTCGAGGTGGTGATCTGGTCGGCGCCGCTGCTGATCATCGTGGCGCTCGGCGCGCTCACCTGGCTCGGCACCCACCTGCTCGATCCCTACCGCTCGGTCAGCCGCATCAGCGCCTCGAAGCCGATCGTGTCGAGTGTCGGCGACCCGATGGTCTCGGGCAAGCCCCTGGTGGTCCAGGTCGTCGCCCTCGACTGGAAGTGGCTCTTTCTCTACCCCGAGCAGGGCATCGCCTCGCTCAACGAGGTCGCCGCGCCCGTCGACCGGCCGATCGAGTTCCGCATCACCTCCTCCTCGGTGATGAACTCGCTGTTCATCCCGGCGCTCGCCGGCCAGATCTACGCCATGCCGGGCATGCAGACCCGCCTCAACGCCGTGATCAACAAGGCCGGCGACTACGAGGGCTTCTCCGCCAACTACAGCGGCGCCGGGTTCTCGCACATGCGCTTCACCTTCAAGGGCGTCGACGAGGGCGATTTCAGCGCCTGGGTCGACAAGGTCAAGAAGGAGGGCGGCGGGCTGTCCCGGGCCGACTACCTGAAGCTCGAGCGCCCGAGCGAGAAGGAGCCGGTGCGCTACTACAACGCCGTCGATGCCGGCCTCTACGACGCGATCCTGAACATGTGCGTCGACCGCGCCAAGATGTGCATGCACGACATGGCGGCGATCGACGCCCGCGGCGGCGGCGGCCGCGAGGGCATCAACACCGTGATGAGCCTCACCTACGACAAGGCGGTGCGCCGCGGTACCGGCAAGACCCAGCAGGCGACCTTCGTCACCGCGCTCTGCACGCCGGCCGACGCCTACGGCCTCGGCAATGCCTCGACGGTGTCCGCCGCCGCGACGCCGCGCCTGAACTGA
- a CDS encoding MFS transporter has translation MATITADDAAANSSKPERDARLASSEPGHVAPGEIALGVIIGRTSEFFDFFVFGLACVLVFPRLVFPWAEPVTGTLYAFGLFALAFVARPVGSVLFMAIDRRYGRATKLTIALFLLGTSTCLIAFLPGYETIGHWSAVLLAACRIGQGLALGGAWDGLASLLALNAPENRRGWYAMLPQLGAPVGFMLASGLFAFFELQLSDADFMGFGWRYPFFVAFTINVVALFARLRLVATEEFRRLLEADELEPEPVLQTVRASGRNILVGAFVPLACYALFHLVTVFPVSWINLFTGRSVGEFLMVQFAGATIATMTIVMSGLIADQIGRRSTIALAAALIGLFALGSIVAPLLFGDSMAGQTIFVVVGFALLGLAYGQSSGAIAENFGTKYRYTGSALTSDLAWLVGAGFAPLVALYASSHLGLPWVGVYLLSGAVCTLGALGLNRRLGVSA, from the coding sequence ATGGCCACGATCACGGCGGACGACGCCGCCGCCAACTCCTCCAAGCCGGAACGGGATGCCCGCCTGGCCTCGTCGGAGCCGGGGCACGTCGCGCCCGGCGAGATCGCGCTCGGCGTCATCATCGGCCGCACCTCCGAGTTCTTCGACTTCTTCGTGTTCGGCCTCGCCTGCGTGCTGGTCTTCCCGCGGCTCGTCTTCCCGTGGGCCGAGCCGGTGACCGGCACGCTGTACGCGTTCGGGCTGTTCGCCCTCGCCTTCGTGGCGCGGCCGGTCGGATCGGTGCTGTTCATGGCGATCGACCGGCGCTACGGCCGGGCGACGAAGCTCACCATCGCGCTGTTCCTGCTCGGCACCTCGACCTGCCTCATCGCCTTCCTGCCGGGCTACGAGACGATCGGGCACTGGTCGGCGGTTCTGCTGGCGGCGTGCCGGATCGGCCAGGGCCTGGCGCTCGGCGGCGCCTGGGACGGGCTGGCCTCGCTGCTCGCCCTCAACGCGCCGGAGAACCGCCGCGGCTGGTACGCGATGCTGCCGCAGCTCGGCGCGCCGGTCGGCTTCATGCTGGCGAGCGGGCTGTTCGCGTTCTTCGAGCTCCAGCTCTCGGACGCCGACTTCATGGGCTTCGGCTGGCGCTATCCCTTCTTCGTCGCCTTCACGATCAACGTCGTGGCGCTCTTCGCGCGCCTGCGCCTCGTCGCGACGGAGGAGTTCCGCCGCCTGCTCGAGGCCGACGAGCTCGAGCCGGAGCCGGTCCTCCAGACGGTGCGGGCGAGCGGCCGCAACATCCTGGTCGGCGCCTTCGTGCCGCTCGCCTGCTACGCGCTGTTCCACCTCGTCACGGTGTTCCCGGTCAGCTGGATCAACCTGTTCACCGGGCGCTCGGTCGGCGAGTTCCTGATGGTGCAGTTCGCCGGCGCCACCATCGCCACGATGACGATCGTGATGTCGGGCCTGATCGCCGACCAGATCGGCCGGCGCTCGACCATCGCGCTCGCCGCCGCGCTGATCGGCCTGTTTGCCCTCGGCAGCATCGTCGCCCCGCTGCTCTTCGGCGACAGCATGGCCGGCCAGACGATCTTCGTGGTGGTCGGCTTCGCGCTGCTCGGCCTCGCCTACGGCCAGAGCTCGGGCGCCATCGCGGAGAACTTCGGGACCAAGTACCGCTACACCGGCTCGGCGCTGACCTCCGACCTCGCCTGGCTCGTCGGCGCCGGCTTCGCCCCGCTCGTCGCGCTCTACGCCTCGAGCCATCTCGGCCTGCCGTGGGTCGGGGTGTACCTTTTGTCGGGTGCGGTCTGTACCCTGGGGGCGCTCGGGCTCAACCGGCGCCTCGGGGTGTCGGCCTGA
- a CDS encoding chorismate mutase, which translates to MTSTPPADLAALRADIDRIDSAMHDLLMERGRIIDRLIAVKKTSASGSAFRPGREASMMRMIAERHTGLLPLDTVEGIWRVIIATFTYVQAPFAVHADVSGGDAPMRDSARFHFGFTVPYRPHPSAAAVIAAVAASRGDLGVFRLDQGVTAGAWWRQLAGPGRPKVIARLPFIERPGHPAGTPVFCIAKPLDDPAAAQRDWVLYAARFERWRDEAAEAVAGLGGEVVASAGLSGGLSQLLALPGSVGPDEARAALAEAGVTPGPFEEIGSHAARFRVGAA; encoded by the coding sequence ATGACGTCGACCCCGCCCGCCGACCTCGCCGCCCTCCGGGCCGACATCGATCGCATCGATTCGGCGATGCACGACCTCCTGATGGAGCGCGGCCGGATCATCGACCGGCTGATCGCCGTCAAGAAGACCTCGGCCTCCGGCTCCGCCTTCCGGCCCGGCCGCGAGGCCTCGATGATGCGGATGATCGCCGAGCGCCACACGGGCCTTCTCCCCCTCGACACCGTGGAGGGGATCTGGCGCGTCATCATCGCGACCTTCACCTACGTGCAGGCACCGTTCGCGGTCCATGCCGACGTCTCGGGCGGCGACGCGCCGATGCGCGACTCGGCCCGGTTCCATTTCGGCTTCACGGTGCCGTACCGGCCGCATCCGAGCGCGGCGGCCGTGATCGCGGCGGTCGCCGCCTCCCGCGGCGATCTCGGGGTGTTCCGCCTCGACCAGGGCGTGACCGCCGGCGCCTGGTGGCGCCAGCTCGCCGGCCCGGGCCGCCCCAAGGTGATCGCTCGCCTTCCCTTCATCGAGCGGCCCGGCCACCCGGCGGGCACCCCGGTCTTCTGCATCGCCAAGCCCCTCGACGACCCGGCTGCGGCCCAGCGCGACTGGGTGCTCTACGCCGCCCGGTTCGAGCGCTGGCGCGACGAGGCGGCCGAGGCGGTGGCTGGCTTGGGCGGCGAGGTGGTGGCGAGCGCCGGCCTCAGCGGGGGCCTGAGCCAACTCCTGGCGCTACCCGGGAGCGTCGGCCCGGACGAGGCGCGGGCGGCGCTTGCGGAAGCGGGCGTGACGCCCGGGCCCTTCGAGGAGATCGGCAGCCACGCGGCGCGCTTCCGGGTGGGGGCTGCGTAG
- the metX gene encoding homoserine O-acetyltransferase MetX translates to MATPLLKSGQDPASQADEPTSPVARFGPDAALAMDAGVDLAPWQIAYQTAGTLNAARSNAVLVCHALTGDQHFASTHPVTGKGGWWDRLVGPGKPVDTDRYFVICANVVGSCMGTTGPASLNPGTGRAYGLDFPLVTIRDMVRGQAMLLDRLGIKDLFLCIGGSMGGMQVLQWAASYPERVFAAMPIATGARHSAQNIAFHEVGRQAILADPNWHGGRYLDVGTRPAKGLGVARMGAHITYLSEPALHRKFGRRLQDRDAPTFSFDADFQIESYLRHQGITFVERFDANAYLYLTRAMDYFDLAADHGGVLANAFRGTRTRFCIVSFTSDWLFPTADSRAIVHALNAAAAPVAFVEVESDKGHDAFLLDEPAMISAAKGFIAAAARERGL, encoded by the coding sequence ATGGCCACACCGCTCCTGAAGTCCGGCCAGGATCCTGCCTCCCAGGCGGACGAGCCGACGAGCCCCGTCGCCCGCTTCGGGCCGGACGCAGCCCTGGCGATGGATGCGGGCGTGGACCTGGCGCCGTGGCAGATCGCCTACCAGACCGCCGGAACCCTCAACGCCGCGCGCAGCAACGCGGTGCTGGTCTGCCACGCGCTCACCGGCGACCAGCATTTCGCCAGCACCCATCCGGTCACCGGCAAGGGCGGCTGGTGGGATCGCCTGGTCGGGCCCGGCAAGCCGGTCGACACCGACCGCTACTTCGTGATCTGCGCCAACGTGGTCGGCTCCTGCATGGGGACGACCGGGCCGGCCTCGCTCAATCCGGGCACGGGCCGGGCCTACGGCCTCGACTTCCCGCTGGTGACGATCCGCGACATGGTGCGCGGCCAGGCGATGCTGCTCGACCGGCTGGGCATCAAGGACCTGTTCCTGTGCATCGGCGGCTCGATGGGCGGGATGCAGGTGCTGCAATGGGCGGCGAGCTACCCCGAACGGGTCTTCGCCGCGATGCCGATCGCCACCGGCGCGCGCCACTCGGCCCAGAACATCGCCTTCCACGAGGTCGGCCGGCAGGCGATCCTGGCCGATCCGAACTGGCACGGCGGGCGCTACCTCGACGTCGGCACCCGGCCGGCCAAGGGGCTCGGCGTCGCCCGGATGGGCGCCCACATCACCTACCTGTCCGAGCCGGCCCTCCACCGCAAGTTCGGCCGCCGCCTGCAGGACCGGGACGCCCCGACCTTCTCGTTCGACGCCGACTTCCAGATCGAGAGCTACCTGCGCCACCAGGGCATCACCTTCGTCGAGCGGTTCGACGCCAACGCCTACCTCTACCTGACCCGGGCGATGGACTATTTCGACCTCGCCGCCGACCATGGCGGCGTGCTCGCCAACGCCTTCCGGGGTACCAGGACCCGGTTCTGCATCGTGTCCTTCACCTCCGACTGGCTGTTTCCGACCGCCGATTCGCGGGCGATCGTCCACGCGCTCAACGCGGCGGCGGCGCCGGTCGCCTTCGTCGAGGTCGAGAGCGACAAGGGCCACGACGCCTTCCTGCTCGACGAGCCGGCGATGATCTCGGCCGCCAAGGGCTTCATCGCGGCCGCGGCCCGGGAGCGCGGCCTGTGA
- the metW gene encoding methionine biosynthesis protein MetW — translation MSAVTASLAPAGLPRDATGSSRTDHLVMLNLVEPGSRVLDVGCGDGSLLALLRDRRGVDGRGIELSREGVNACLAHGLPVIQGDADTDLAAYPDDAFDYVILSQTIQATRQPKEVLEHLLRIGRHAIVSFPNFGHWRVRSELLLRGRMPVTDTLPDPWYATPNIHHCTIRDFVVLCRLVGARIERASALDASGHPMRFALPWWVWNLVGTQGVFLLRRE, via the coding sequence GTGAGCGCCGTGACCGCCTCCCTCGCCCCGGCAGGCCTGCCGCGGGACGCCACCGGCTCGTCGCGCACCGACCATCTGGTGATGCTCAACCTCGTCGAGCCCGGCTCCCGGGTGCTCGACGTCGGCTGCGGCGACGGCTCGCTGCTGGCGCTCCTGCGCGACCGGCGCGGCGTCGACGGCCGCGGCATCGAGCTCTCGCGCGAGGGCGTCAATGCCTGCCTCGCCCACGGCCTGCCGGTGATCCAGGGCGACGCCGACACCGACCTCGCGGCCTACCCCGACGACGCCTTCGACTACGTGATCCTGTCGCAGACGATCCAGGCGACGCGCCAGCCCAAGGAGGTGCTGGAGCACCTCCTGCGCATCGGCCGCCACGCGATCGTGTCGTTCCCGAATTTCGGCCATTGGCGGGTGCGCAGCGAGTTGCTGCTGCGCGGCCGGATGCCGGTGACCGACACCCTGCCCGATCCCTGGTACGCGACCCCGAACATCCACCACTGCACGATCCGCGACTTCGTCGTCCTGTGCCGCCTCGTCGGCGCCCGGATCGAGCGCGCCTCGGCGCTCGACGCCTCGGGCCACCCGATGCGCTTCGCCCTGCCGTGGTGGGTGTGGAACCTCGTCGGCACGCAAGGGGTGTTCCTGCTGCGGCGGGAGTGA